In a genomic window of Fibrobacter sp. UWH4:
- a CDS encoding tyrosine recombinase, with protein sequence MSLNSNRMDSYLAFLGVERNLSPATIQSYQEDLRHFVAWLDEIGLDLKELTPEKLDEFLTLTAGQEEYSPTSIARHFSSLRGFLKYMQNQGEYDYSTDSMLERPKLGHYLPQYLTREEIDSVFESAANGKNPLRDTALFELMYSAGLRISEALGIKLSQLDIDNEWLTPIGKGNKQRLVPLGSKAKENLKAWIELGRPLTHPTTDNIILNSRGKPMSRMGAWKIVQQHTMHLSKQVSPHTFRHSFATHCLEAGMDLRVLQELLGHADISTTQIYTHIDKEFIKQEHRMHHPREQKDAALQQRR encoded by the coding sequence ATGAGCCTTAATTCGAACCGCATGGACAGTTACCTAGCCTTCTTGGGAGTGGAACGGAACCTTTCGCCCGCTACCATCCAGAGCTACCAGGAAGACCTGCGGCATTTTGTAGCCTGGCTCGACGAAATCGGCCTGGACCTCAAGGAACTCACCCCCGAAAAGCTGGACGAGTTCCTGACGCTTACCGCCGGTCAAGAGGAATACTCCCCCACCTCCATCGCGAGGCATTTTTCGAGCCTGCGCGGATTCCTCAAGTACATGCAGAACCAGGGCGAGTATGACTACAGCACCGATTCGATGCTTGAACGTCCGAAACTGGGCCATTACCTGCCGCAATACCTCACCCGCGAAGAAATCGACAGCGTGTTCGAGAGTGCCGCAAACGGCAAGAACCCGCTACGCGACACGGCACTTTTCGAGCTCATGTACAGCGCAGGGCTCCGCATTTCAGAGGCGCTCGGCATCAAACTTTCGCAGTTGGACATCGACAATGAATGGCTCACGCCGATCGGCAAGGGAAACAAGCAGCGCCTGGTTCCACTCGGCAGCAAGGCGAAAGAGAATCTAAAAGCCTGGATTGAACTCGGCCGTCCGCTCACGCACCCGACTACGGACAACATAATTTTAAATTCCCGAGGCAAGCCTATGAGCCGCATGGGAGCCTGGAAAATCGTGCAGCAGCATACCATGCACCTGAGCAAGCAAGTTTCGCCGCACACGTTCCGGCACAGTTTCGCCACGCATTGTCTCGAGGCGGGCATGGACCTGCGCGTGTTGCAGGAACTGCTTGGCCACGCCGACATCAGCACCACACAAATTTATACGCATATCGATAAGGAATTTATCAAGCAAGAGCACCGGATGCACCACCCGAGAGAACAAAAAGACGCTGCTTTACAGCAACGTCGTTAA
- a CDS encoding sugar phosphate nucleotidyltransferase: MKIVLPVAGNGLRLRPFTENVPKCLLPVAGKTILDWIVEKSLELKPSETIFITGYKAEVVDQFLTKRSAWGKTRTVLQGNPQGLGEAVSLALPFVDDDEPVLIILGDTLFEADLSILNDVDQNVLYTYKVEDPRRFGVAVTDSTGCIKRLVEKPQEFISDEAIVGIYYIKDTKVLKESLKYLMDNNIRTKNEFQLTDALEMMIEKGCRFRTAPVSKWLDCGLAETLLETNAHVLKGYDNSSSVNLPGVKLIAPCHIGKNVKIVNSTIGPNVSVGDGCVVENSTLKNAVLWDGVKVEGRTLDNVIVHE; this comes from the coding sequence ATGAAGATTGTTTTGCCTGTTGCTGGAAACGGACTTCGCTTGCGCCCTTTTACAGAAAATGTACCAAAGTGTTTGCTCCCCGTTGCCGGAAAGACTATTCTGGATTGGATTGTTGAAAAATCGCTTGAACTTAAGCCTTCTGAAACCATTTTCATTACAGGCTACAAGGCCGAAGTTGTGGACCAATTCCTGACCAAGCGTTCTGCGTGGGGCAAAACCCGCACGGTTCTCCAGGGCAATCCCCAGGGCCTGGGCGAAGCGGTCAGCCTCGCACTTCCATTCGTGGATGACGACGAACCGGTGCTGATTATTTTGGGCGACACCCTCTTCGAAGCAGACCTTTCCATCTTGAACGATGTTGACCAGAACGTCCTCTACACTTATAAGGTCGAAGATCCGCGTCGCTTTGGCGTGGCCGTCACCGATTCTACGGGCTGCATTAAACGCCTTGTCGAAAAGCCGCAGGAATTTATTTCGGACGAAGCGATTGTAGGTATTTACTACATCAAGGATACCAAGGTCCTTAAGGAAAGCCTTAAGTACTTGATGGACAACAACATCCGTACCAAGAACGAGTTCCAGCTCACGGACGCCCTCGAAATGATGATCGAGAAGGGATGCCGCTTCCGTACTGCCCCCGTAAGCAAGTGGCTGGACTGCGGCCTTGCCGAAACGCTCCTCGAAACCAATGCCCATGTACTCAAAGGTTACGACAATTCGTCTTCGGTGAACCTCCCTGGCGTCAAGTTGATAGCCCCCTGCCATATCGGCAAGAATGTGAAAATCGTGAACAGCACCATCGGTCCGAATGTGTCGGTGGGGGATGGTTGCGTTGTCGAGAATAGTACCCTCAAGAATGCTGTCCTTTGGGATGGCGTCAAGGTCGAAGGTCGCACGCTCGATAATGTGATTGTACACGAATAG
- a CDS encoding MFS transporter — protein MWKIKGAIRYFLSILAMTFVQMGVFIYAQKILSGSFTNVESGQTWQAFMLQIFFLAPYILMVFFAGFFTNKFSKNKVLAWSALTMTLFVIAQSVLVTCNCPRVAFWLSIGLSCGFAVHSAAKYGILKEMFGVRNLSFANAFLQIFGLGGIICASWLAVVGVNLINLESLQSYAAVHRITSESVVIPWILSGVGVLGTVASFMVPKVKYENPNVNISNVKKHLSLGWRVPTLRASIIALSMFWALAQVFVLMYQDVSGTNEIDTIQNYLAFTIVGLMVGSVIAATKSRDFIETGFIPMGMIGVSVCMFLVPFFVHPFALVVLYSLTGIFGGLFLVPVNALLQYNTRPNNSGSVLALANMIQALVLIAFLFLFSMMVHYTDIRPQHYFLGLAVVSLLVFVWTISNLPQALLRTMLKLVFNRYRIRVLGVQNIPNEGPVLLVGNHHSFIDWAMIQMASPRPLCIASNKDHFERWYLRAVLKRLGMIRIDNNNPKEAMDKIHEALLAGKAVVIFPTGEVSKSPHVEPFTIDYSSAIDETDAVIVPFYIQGLWGSNFSYSGSDMYGASADRAVTVAFGKAIPATTPPNEVRAIIRKISIDAWKYAVKFVRPIAASWIRTCKRYVKHGPAIYNTDGGHFSGYKLMGAVMAFRGLLRKKLGKDEQNIGIMLPPSPAGVIVNLVLWVMGKTNVNLNYTSSVDNVKYCCEKADVSTVISSRQFIQKLKGRGNDYSQVASDKVRILYAEDLMKEIPKAKIAALLFLCIIMPSWLIRFVFCKRTSLDDTAVIVFSSGSEGTPKGVLLSHRNLMGNIQQLACIINVSRGDVMLSELPLFHSFGLTVTTLLNLTEGCPIVAVADPTDVKTMARVCSEFHVTCLVATPTFLRAFTVSRYVHPLVFKYVRMIIAGAEALRPELATAFRLKFGKEIYEGYGCTETAPVASVNTENTLRNDYMTLQVNNKPGTVGPALPGTQFLIVDPETNIPLPTGEAGMILIGGCQVMQGYLKDQERTDSVIVKIDGIRYYRTGDKGYLDEDGFLTIVDRYSRFAKLGGEMISLGAVEKKIQDTPVLEGCDYLVTTIPDSAKGEKIVLLYQGEKDPKDVLSELRASGFPPIMLPSLAFAVEKVPKLGTGKADFTTAKKVAKELAGVK, from the coding sequence ATGTGGAAAATTAAAGGAGCTATCCGTTACTTCCTATCCATCCTAGCGATGACTTTTGTGCAGATGGGAGTGTTCATCTACGCCCAAAAGATTCTCTCGGGGTCGTTTACCAATGTTGAATCGGGGCAGACCTGGCAAGCTTTCATGCTGCAGATTTTCTTCCTGGCACCATACATTCTGATGGTGTTTTTCGCAGGTTTTTTCACCAACAAGTTTTCCAAGAACAAGGTGCTGGCGTGGTCGGCTCTGACCATGACACTCTTTGTGATTGCCCAGTCGGTGCTGGTAACCTGCAACTGTCCGCGCGTGGCGTTCTGGCTTTCGATAGGGCTCAGCTGCGGCTTTGCGGTTCACAGTGCGGCCAAGTACGGTATCCTTAAGGAGATGTTCGGGGTCCGTAACCTGAGTTTTGCGAATGCGTTCTTGCAGATTTTTGGTCTGGGCGGCATCATTTGCGCCTCGTGGCTTGCCGTGGTGGGCGTGAACCTGATTAACCTGGAATCGCTGCAGTCGTACGCTGCCGTGCACCGCATTACATCGGAGTCTGTCGTTATCCCGTGGATCTTGTCCGGCGTAGGTGTCCTTGGTACGGTAGCCAGCTTTATGGTTCCGAAGGTCAAGTACGAAAACCCGAACGTGAACATTTCGAATGTAAAAAAGCACTTGAGCCTCGGCTGGCGTGTACCGACATTGCGAGCCTCGATTATCGCCCTTTCGATGTTCTGGGCCTTGGCGCAGGTGTTCGTGCTGATGTACCAGGATGTGTCGGGAACGAATGAAATCGATACGATTCAGAATTATCTTGCTTTTACGATAGTGGGTTTGATGGTGGGGTCGGTCATTGCGGCCACCAAGTCTCGCGACTTTATTGAAACCGGCTTTATTCCGATGGGGATGATCGGTGTCTCGGTGTGCATGTTCCTGGTGCCGTTCTTTGTGCATCCGTTTGCGCTGGTGGTGTTGTATTCTCTGACCGGTATTTTTGGCGGACTTTTCTTGGTGCCGGTCAATGCGCTGTTGCAGTACAACACGCGTCCGAACAATTCCGGGTCGGTGCTTGCGCTTGCAAACATGATCCAGGCGCTGGTGCTCATTGCCTTCCTGTTCCTGTTCTCGATGATGGTGCACTATACCGACATTCGTCCGCAGCATTATTTCTTGGGACTTGCCGTCGTTTCGCTGCTCGTCTTTGTCTGGACGATTTCGAACTTGCCGCAGGCGCTTTTGCGTACGATGCTCAAGCTCGTGTTCAACCGCTACCGTATTCGCGTGTTGGGCGTGCAGAATATTCCGAACGAAGGACCTGTGCTTCTGGTGGGTAACCATCATAGCTTTATTGACTGGGCTATGATCCAGATGGCCTCTCCGCGTCCGCTCTGCATTGCAAGTAACAAGGACCACTTTGAACGATGGTATCTGCGTGCCGTGCTCAAGCGCCTAGGAATGATCCGTATCGACAATAACAACCCCAAGGAGGCAATGGATAAGATTCATGAGGCTCTCCTTGCCGGTAAGGCGGTCGTGATTTTCCCGACGGGCGAAGTGTCCAAGTCGCCGCATGTGGAACCTTTCACGATAGACTATTCGTCGGCTATTGACGAGACGGATGCGGTTATTGTTCCTTTCTACATTCAGGGACTCTGGGGATCCAACTTCAGTTACAGCGGCTCCGACATGTACGGTGCATCTGCGGACCGTGCGGTAACGGTTGCTTTCGGCAAGGCGATTCCTGCCACTACACCTCCTAACGAGGTCCGAGCTATTATCCGTAAGATTTCGATCGATGCCTGGAAGTACGCCGTCAAGTTTGTCCGCCCGATTGCGGCATCGTGGATTCGTACCTGCAAGCGTTACGTGAAGCATGGCCCGGCAATCTACAATACCGACGGGGGGCATTTTTCGGGCTATAAGCTGATGGGTGCCGTGATGGCTTTCCGTGGACTTTTGAGGAAAAAGCTCGGCAAGGACGAACAAAATATCGGTATTATGCTCCCGCCTTCTCCGGCAGGCGTTATCGTGAACCTGGTGCTCTGGGTCATGGGCAAGACGAACGTGAACCTGAACTATACCTCTTCTGTAGACAACGTAAAGTACTGCTGCGAAAAGGCGGATGTATCGACGGTCATTTCGAGTAGGCAATTTATCCAAAAACTGAAGGGTCGCGGAAACGATTATTCGCAGGTGGCTTCCGACAAGGTGCGTATCCTTTATGCTGAAGACCTGATGAAGGAAATTCCGAAGGCAAAGATTGCCGCCCTGTTGTTCCTGTGCATTATTATGCCGTCGTGGCTGATCCGTTTTGTGTTCTGCAAGCGTACCAGCCTTGACGATACTGCCGTGATTGTGTTCAGTTCCGGTTCTGAGGGTACCCCGAAGGGTGTTCTCCTTTCGCACCGTAACCTGATGGGCAATATCCAGCAGCTGGCCTGTATCATTAACGTGAGCCGCGGCGACGTGATGCTTTCGGAACTTCCGCTGTTCCATAGCTTCGGCCTTACGGTGACGACGCTCTTGAACCTCACGGAAGGTTGCCCGATCGTAGCTGTGGCTGACCCGACCGACGTGAAGACGATGGCGCGCGTTTGTTCTGAATTCCACGTGACCTGCCTAGTGGCGACGCCGACTTTCTTGCGCGCCTTTACGGTTAGCCGCTATGTGCATCCGCTCGTGTTCAAGTACGTGCGTATGATTATTGCCGGTGCCGAAGCCTTGCGCCCGGAACTGGCGACGGCATTCCGCCTTAAGTTCGGTAAGGAAATCTACGAAGGTTACGGCTGTACCGAAACTGCTCCGGTGGCCTCGGTGAATACCGAAAATACGCTGCGTAACGACTATATGACGCTCCAGGTGAACAATAAGCCCGGAACCGTTGGGCCGGCTCTCCCCGGAACGCAGTTCCTGATTGTGGACCCCGAAACGAATATTCCGCTGCCGACAGGCGAGGCGGGCATGATTCTGATCGGCGGCTGTCAGGTGATGCAGGGGTACCTCAAGGACCAGGAACGAACCGATAGCGTTATCGTAAAAATTGACGGCATCCGCTATTACCGTACGGGCGACAAGGGTTACCTCGACGAAGATGGATTCCTTACGATCGTTGACCGTTACAGCCGCTTTGCAAAGCTCGGTGGCGAAATGATCAGTCTCGGAGCTGTCGAAAAGAAAATTCAGGATACGCCGGTGCTGGAAGGTTGCGATTACCTGGTGACGACGATTCCGGATTCCGCGAAGGGCGAAAAGATTGTGCTCCTGTACCAGGGTGAAAAGGATCCGAAGGATGTGCTTTCGGAATTGCGCGCAAGCGGATTCCCGCCGATTATGCTTCCGTCGCTTGCTTTCGCGGTCGAAAAGGTGCCGAAACTTGGTACCGGCAAGGCTGATTTTACCACGGCAAAGAAAGTTGCCAAGGAACTGGCTGGAGTAAAATGA
- a CDS encoding M23 family metallopeptidase, giving the protein METKKSPRRATVPENPQQPSPQDSLEQASAPDSVNNEHASGPANEQVSHAKPNDVKKADLKQAQSRKSGNNGEFFDFSTMLLPITHEALVGSPYGIRSHRLHRGVDVNVIKDEPVVAAYPGIVTMSRYNKGGYGNYVLIKHPNGIETLYAHLSKRLLKVGDEVFPGDIVGLAGNSGRSSAAHLHFEIRYGEVNIDPCTIIDFPHWSLKDGVDQFSMKKATAAHRKIQAKLRDNNYYIVKKGDSQGDVANWFNISIESLCRINNLKPGAPLKAGQKLRGSK; this is encoded by the coding sequence GTGGAAACCAAGAAGTCTCCGCGTCGTGCAACGGTGCCAGAAAATCCCCAACAGCCCTCACCTCAGGACAGTCTCGAACAAGCTAGCGCACCCGATTCAGTCAATAACGAACACGCCTCAGGACCAGCTAACGAGCAGGTTTCCCACGCAAAGCCAAACGACGTAAAAAAGGCCGACCTCAAGCAGGCTCAGTCTCGCAAAAGCGGTAACAACGGCGAATTCTTTGACTTTTCCACGATGCTCCTTCCTATCACTCACGAGGCGCTCGTCGGCTCCCCTTACGGAATCCGTAGCCACCGCCTGCACCGGGGCGTCGACGTAAATGTCATTAAAGATGAACCCGTCGTCGCCGCATATCCGGGAATCGTCACTATGTCACGCTACAATAAGGGCGGTTACGGCAACTACGTACTCATCAAGCACCCGAACGGAATTGAGACTCTCTACGCCCACCTGTCCAAGCGGCTTCTCAAGGTCGGCGACGAAGTTTTTCCGGGCGACATCGTCGGACTCGCTGGCAACTCCGGAAGATCTTCGGCGGCGCATCTGCATTTTGAAATCCGCTACGGAGAAGTCAATATCGATCCCTGCACCATTATTGATTTTCCCCACTGGAGTCTCAAAGACGGCGTAGACCAATTCTCGATGAAAAAAGCGACGGCGGCCCACCGAAAAATTCAAGCAAAGCTCCGTGACAACAACTACTACATCGTCAAAAAAGGCGACTCCCAAGGGGATGTCGCCAACTGGTTTAATATTTCAATTGAATCGCTCTGCCGCATCAACAACCTGAAACCCGGTGCACCGCTCAAGGCGGGACAAAAGCTGCGCGGCAGCAAATAA
- a CDS encoding DMT family protein, translating to MKAGIFTILLLCCSNVFMTFAWYGNLKLKEMHISTDWPLFLVIVASWGIAFFEYCIAVPANVIGSRINGGPFTLMQLKIIQEAISLTVFTVIATTVFNNEALHWNHIVAFACIIAAVFFAFLK from the coding sequence ATGAAAGCCGGCATTTTCACCATTCTTCTCCTTTGCTGTTCCAACGTATTCATGACTTTCGCCTGGTACGGGAACCTAAAACTCAAGGAAATGCACATCAGCACCGACTGGCCGCTATTTCTCGTAATTGTGGCCTCTTGGGGAATCGCCTTCTTTGAATACTGCATCGCCGTTCCTGCAAACGTCATCGGTAGCCGCATCAACGGCGGCCCCTTCACCCTGATGCAACTAAAAATCATCCAGGAAGCCATTTCGTTAACGGTGTTTACCGTCATCGCGACAACGGTTTTCAATAACGAAGCTCTGCACTGGAACCACATCGTGGCCTTCGCCTGCATTATCGCGGCCGTTTTCTTTGCCTTCCTTAAATAA
- a CDS encoding DUF4416 family protein, translating into MGELRTPAKVKIIVGILAKDSQAVEAVRETLRNRFGEEELALPPFPFTFTNYYKEEIGNAPVRAFFSYETLVERESIVDIKLWSNDIELEIARQNGTPGLRPVNLDPGYMTLGQFFLATTKDQRQRVYMQRGIFVEPTLYFQDGHFHAFDWTYRDYQSEKYIQYLEQVRARLAYQMSTGKPYRLRANH; encoded by the coding sequence ATGGGTGAACTTAGGACACCAGCCAAGGTCAAGATAATCGTAGGGATTCTCGCGAAGGATTCCCAGGCGGTCGAGGCTGTACGCGAAACACTCCGAAACCGCTTTGGCGAAGAGGAGCTTGCGCTCCCGCCGTTCCCGTTTACCTTCACCAATTACTATAAAGAAGAAATCGGGAACGCCCCCGTGCGTGCCTTTTTCAGCTACGAGACGCTGGTGGAACGAGAATCCATCGTTGACATCAAGCTGTGGAGCAACGACATCGAACTTGAAATCGCAAGGCAAAACGGCACGCCCGGTCTTCGCCCAGTGAACCTAGACCCCGGCTATATGACGCTCGGGCAATTCTTCTTGGCGACCACCAAGGACCAACGCCAGCGCGTTTACATGCAACGCGGTATTTTCGTAGAGCCCACGCTATACTTCCAGGACGGGCACTTTCACGCCTTCGACTGGACCTACCGCGACTACCAAAGCGAAAAGTACATCCAATACCTGGAACAAGTCCGCGCCCGCCTCGCCTACCAGATGAGCACCGGAAAGCCCTACCGTTTGCGAGCTAATCACTAA
- a CDS encoding glutaminyl-peptide cyclotransferase translates to MRFLLAFCILVSIAFAEAPRVVPEILDSIPHEQSHFTQGLFFDGKELIETTGQYGQSGLYRRTMDGKILDSAKLSERYFGEGSIAVGDDIFYLTWKSKKAFIYSRKPFALKGEFRIPTEGWGLTYWRNALLMSNGSSELLQIQLGGFNVFGAITVTDGGRPLKLLNELEIVGDTLYANVWQTSVIAVISLPSGKVVRYLDFSRKVMDLQRKYPNIDVLNGIAYDGKNLWITGKNWPYIYKLK, encoded by the coding sequence ATGCGTTTTCTACTTGCCTTTTGTATTCTCGTTTCTATCGCCTTCGCCGAGGCACCTCGTGTGGTTCCTGAAATTTTAGATTCCATTCCGCACGAACAGTCCCATTTTACACAGGGTTTGTTCTTTGACGGCAAGGAACTGATTGAAACCACTGGCCAATATGGACAGTCGGGACTTTATCGCCGCACGATGGATGGCAAAATTCTCGATTCGGCAAAACTTTCCGAACGTTATTTTGGCGAAGGCTCTATAGCTGTTGGCGATGACATTTTTTACCTGACATGGAAATCCAAGAAAGCTTTCATTTATAGTCGCAAACCGTTTGCCCTCAAAGGGGAATTCCGCATTCCGACAGAAGGATGGGGGCTCACTTATTGGAGAAATGCTCTCCTTATGAGTAACGGCAGCAGTGAACTTTTGCAAATCCAGCTGGGTGGCTTCAACGTATTCGGAGCTATTACAGTCACGGACGGTGGCCGCCCCTTGAAATTGTTGAACGAACTCGAAATTGTGGGTGACACTTTGTACGCAAATGTCTGGCAGACATCCGTCATTGCGGTCATTTCGCTCCCAAGCGGAAAGGTGGTCCGTTATCTGGATTTTAGCCGGAAGGTGATGGATCTCCAGCGCAAATACCCGAATATAGATGTGTTGAACGGCATCGCCTACGACGGCAAGAATCTTTGGATTACCGGCAAGAACTGGCCTTATATTTATAAGTTGAAATAG
- a CDS encoding PHP domain-containing protein: MQKGFSTIVTESGGYADLHMHTKLSDGTLSVEELLALCKRKGLRCISITDHDNLDSYNLAIEPAKEIGLEIIPGIEISAVWEGKDIHILGYFCDPTNLALNMELQDFAKQRITRAKAIIKKLNALGIDITYEKVVSYCKGKVIGRPHIAMSMVDEEYISNFSEAFTKYLGDGCVAFVEKKGLNPQQTIKLIENAGGIAVLAHPYKSGLSDEFIESMVEWGVQGIEVYSPAQKGAVGRKYKEMAQKFGLVGTGGSDFHTEAGAYPPNCMKMPYSVVDALRERREKLRAEWY; the protein is encoded by the coding sequence ATGCAGAAAGGGTTTTCTACCATAGTCACCGAAAGCGGCGGGTATGCGGACCTCCACATGCACACCAAGCTCTCGGACGGCACCCTTTCTGTCGAGGAGCTACTTGCACTATGCAAACGCAAGGGGCTTCGTTGCATCTCTATTACCGACCACGACAACCTGGACAGCTACAACCTCGCCATTGAACCCGCCAAGGAAATCGGGCTCGAAATTATCCCGGGCATCGAAATATCTGCCGTATGGGAAGGCAAGGACATCCATATCCTGGGTTATTTCTGCGACCCGACAAACCTCGCACTGAACATGGAGCTACAGGATTTCGCCAAGCAGCGAATCACGCGAGCCAAAGCGATTATCAAGAAATTGAACGCCCTCGGAATCGACATCACCTACGAAAAGGTCGTGAGCTACTGCAAGGGCAAGGTCATCGGACGCCCGCACATCGCCATGTCCATGGTCGACGAGGAATACATTTCGAACTTTTCAGAAGCGTTCACCAAGTACCTTGGCGACGGCTGCGTAGCCTTTGTCGAAAAAAAGGGCCTCAACCCGCAGCAGACGATCAAGCTTATCGAAAATGCAGGCGGAATCGCCGTTCTCGCCCACCCCTACAAATCTGGCCTCAGCGACGAATTCATCGAAAGCATGGTGGAATGGGGCGTACAGGGAATCGAAGTCTACAGTCCGGCCCAGAAGGGTGCCGTTGGGCGCAAGTACAAAGAAATGGCTCAAAAGTTCGGACTCGTGGGTACCGGAGGTTCGGACTTCCACACCGAAGCGGGAGCCTATCCCCCGAACTGCATGAAAATGCCTTACTCCGTCGTAGACGCATTACGCGAACGCCGCGAAAAACTGAGAGCGGAATGGTACTAA
- a CDS encoding viroplasmin family protein, protein MPKQKFYAIKTPDESKIVMTWAECEKLTHGVKGGLFKSFGSRAEAEAWISGMEAPVPSGLRVFVDGSFSPGFAKSGWAFVVTENDVEIARGSGITAFDAESRNIDGEVMASYQAMRWLDSNDKTGTICHDYEGIARWAKGEWQAKSNIAKRYVAAAKPYLHRVSFEKVAAHTGVKWNELVDQLAKDAIARARKK, encoded by the coding sequence ATGCCGAAACAAAAATTCTATGCGATTAAGACCCCAGATGAAAGTAAAATTGTGATGACCTGGGCGGAATGTGAAAAATTGACCCATGGTGTCAAGGGGGGGCTGTTTAAGTCGTTTGGCTCGAGGGCCGAAGCGGAGGCGTGGATTTCCGGGATGGAAGCTCCGGTACCTTCCGGATTGCGTGTGTTTGTGGATGGCTCCTTTTCTCCGGGGTTTGCAAAATCGGGTTGGGCGTTCGTGGTGACCGAAAACGATGTGGAAATTGCACGCGGTTCGGGAATTACGGCTTTTGATGCGGAAAGCAGGAATATCGACGGCGAAGTGATGGCTTCTTACCAGGCGATGCGCTGGCTCGATTCGAACGACAAGACGGGGACCATCTGTCATGACTACGAAGGGATTGCCCGTTGGGCCAAGGGAGAATGGCAGGCGAAGAGTAATATCGCAAAACGTTACGTGGCGGCGGCGAAACCTTATCTACATCGAGTCTCGTTCGAGAAGGTGGCCGCACATACGGGCGTCAAGTGGAACGAACTGGTGGACCAGTTGGCGAAAGACGCTATCGCCCGTGCAAGGAAAAAGTGA